The following proteins are co-located in the Megalobrama amblycephala isolate DHTTF-2021 linkage group LG12, ASM1881202v1, whole genome shotgun sequence genome:
- the srp19 gene encoding signal recognition particle 19 kDa protein, translating into MAHLTTNPADKERFLCIYPAYINSKKTLAEGRRIPAEKAVENPSCAEIRDVLTAAGLNVLLENKMYPREWNRDVQFRGRVRIQLKLEDGSLCQDKFSSRKDVMFYAAEMIPKLKSRTQKSGGADAGSQAGEGGKKGKKKKK; encoded by the exons ATGGCGCATTTAACGACAAACCCAGCGGATAAAGAGCG gtttttgtgcatttatccAGCGTACATCAACAGTAAGAAGACATTAGCAGAAGGAAGAAGAATCCCTGCggagaag GCTGTGGAGAACCCGTCGTGTGCCGAGATCCGGGATGTTCTGACCGCCGCTGGACTCAACGTTCTCCTGGAG AACAAGATGTACCCGCGGGAATGGAACAGAGACGTCCAGTTCAGAGGACGAGTCCGCATCCAGCTCAAACTCGAGGATGGAAGTTTGTGCCAAGACAAGTTTTCATCTA GAAAAGATGTGATGTTTTATGCGGCCGAGATGATCCCGAAGCTCAAGAGCCGAACGCAGAAGAGCGGAGGAGCCGACGCCGGATCGCAGGCGGGAGAAGGAGGGAAGAagggaaagaagaagaagaagtag
- the mfsd14bb gene encoding hippocampus abundant transcript 1 protein isoform X2, with product MLIKHIRRSVGRAKVAHAVVVIFMEFFAWGLLTTPMLTVLHETFPQHTFLMNGLIQGVKGLLSFMSAPLIGALSDVWGRKSFLLLTVFFTCAPIPLMRISPWWFFALMSVSGLFSVTFSVIFAYVADITEEHERSTAYGLVSATFAASLVTSPAIGAFLSVQYGDSLVVLLATIIAVADILFVLLVVPESLPDKMRLSSWGFPISWEQADPFASLRKVGKDSTVLLICVTVFLSYLPEAGQYSSFFLYLGQVINFSSEAIAGFIAMVGILSIIAQTLLLSVLMKRIGNKSTVLLGLGFQLFQLAWYGFGSEPWMMWAAGTVAAMSSITFPAVSALVSRCTDHDQQGAVQGMITGIRGLCNGLGPAMFGFIFFLFNVELKEMNPVPDPITPGTEEKSAIPGPPFLFGACTVVLALLVAVFIPAQHAPAVKTCSTRVLTEAVSGGGGPENSSVPVSDEDNEPLLQDSSL from the exons ATGCTGATCAAACACATCAGA CGCAGTGTCGGCCGGGCGAAGGTGGCTCATGCAGTGGTGGTGATCTTCATGGAGTTCTTCGCCTGGGGTCTCCTGACCACACCGATGCTGACG GTCCTGCATGAAACCTTCCCACAGCACACGTTCCTCATGAACGGCCTCATTCAGGGCGTCAAG GGCTTGCTGTCGTTCATGAGCGCTCCTCTGATCGGTGCCTTGTCTGATGTTTGGGGCAGAAAAAGCTTCCTGCTGCTCACAGTGTTTTTCACCTGCGCCCCCATCCCACTAATGAGGATCAGCCCAtg GTGGTTTTTCGCTCTGATGTCAGTTTCTGGACTTTTCTCTGTTACGTTTTCGGTGATATTTGCATATGTGGCTGATATTACAGAAGAGCATGAAAGAAGCACAGCGTATGGACTG GTTTCTGCGACTTTCGCAGCGAGTTTAGTGACGAGTCCGGCTATAGGAGCGTTCCTGTCCGTCCAGTACGGAGACAGTCTGGTGGTTCTGCTCGCCACTATCATCGCGGTGGCTGATATTCTGTTCGTCCTGCTGGTGGTGCCCGAGTCTCTGCCGGACAAAATGAGACTGTCATCATGGGGTTTTCCCATTTCCTGGGAGCAGGCGGATCCTTTCGCT TCTCTGAGGAAGGTCGGTAAAGACTCCACAGTGCTGCTCATCTGCGTCACAGTGTTCCTGTCGTATCTGCCGGAGGCCGGACAGTATTCCAGCTTCTTCCTCTACCTGGGACAG GTCATTAACTTCTCGTCAGAAGCGATTGCAGGGTTTATTGCGATGGTGGGAATCCTGTCCATCATTGCACAG ACGTTACTTTTAAGTGTTCTAATGAAGAGAATTGGAAATAAAAGCACAGTGCTTCTGGGACTCGGATTTCAGCTGTTCCAGCTGGCCTGGTACGGCTTCGGGTCAGAACCATG GATGATGTGGGCGGCCGGAACCGTCGCTGCCATGTCCAGTATCACCTTTCCGGCCGTGAGCGCGCTGGTGTCTCGCTGCACGGATCACGACCAGCAGG gaGCGGTTCAGGGGATGATCACAGGGATTCGAGGTCTGTGTAACGGACTCGGTCCGGCTATGTTTGGATTCATATTCTTCCTCTTCAATGTGGAACTGAAGGAGATGAACCCCGTCCCGGACCCCATCACACCCGGCACCGAAGAG AAGTCTGCTATTCCAGGTCCTCCCTTCCTGTTCGGCGCATGTACGGTGGTTCTGGCGCTGCTGGTGGCGGTTTTCATTCCGGCTCAACACGCTCCGGCCGTGAAGACGTGCAGCACGCGGGTCCTGACGGAGGCCGTGAGCGGCGGCGGCGGCCCGGAGAACAGCTCCGTTCCTGTGAGCGACGAAGACAACGAGCCTCTTTTACAGGACAGCAGCTTATAG
- the LOC125279366 gene encoding protein FAM240B gives MSSALIHDKLFIKTFWEQKIVNHNLMREVEDDRMKKSALTKLRDEWLLRLETRTKHLKNFGDNHGANSATA, from the exons ATGAGTTCCGCTCTCATTCATGACAAACTCTTCATCAAGACATTCTGGGAGCAGAAGATCGTCAATCACAATCTCATGAGAGAAGTTGAAGACGACAGAATGAAGAAGAGCGCTCTCACAAA GCTGCGTGACGAGTGGCTCTTGAGACTGGAGACTCGGACGAAACATCTGAAGAATTTTGGCGACAACCACGGGGCAAATTCAGCGACCGCATAA
- the lrrc2 gene encoding leucine-rich repeat-containing protein 2 codes for MKADRVGVDIPVYDLSLIRDLWEGRVKKYKQRQKKEEERISKSALARVNQQWQYRIACRKLKSAEVTALQCYLDRSTNSELHILHNDNNDNDSENKKFIFELNGDKWMKLPEDLQFMTYLKEWHIHGTKIREIPTYIEAFVDLRVLDVPKNGLTKLPVEIGKLISLRELNVNYNKLMSIPAELGECENLERLEMTANRNLSELPFELSNLKKLKHLDIAENQFATIPICVLRMESLKCLDISNNRLKDLPEDIDRLEALETLFLHKNDVRYVPMSMTNLVHLKMMVISADELYSIPSQLVDSPDIKLIRLYDNPINVPDEDMNMDAEAQDEHEKEFMKTYIETLQDRDTQPMYTTKVSLSCLL; via the exons atgaaggCAGACCGGGTCGGCGTTGACATTCCCGTGTACGATCTCTCACTGATCCGAGATCTGTGGGAGGGACGAGTGAAGAAATACAAACAGCGGCAGAAGAAGGAGGAAGAACGCATCAGTAAAAGTGCTCTGGCCCG GGTCAATCAGCAGTGGCAGTATCGCATCGCGTGCAGGAAGCTGAAGAGCGCGGAGGTCACGGCACTGCAGTGTTACCTCGACAGATCCACGAACAGCGAACTTCACATTCTACACAACGATAATAACG ACAATGACTCTGAGAACAAGAAGTTCATTTTTGAGCTGAATGGAGACAAATGGATG AAATTACCTGAAGATCTTCAGTTTATGACGTATCTCAAGGAATGGCACATCCACGGAACAAAGATCCGCGAGATTCCCACATACATCGAGGCCTTCGTGGATCTGCGTGTGCTGGATGTCCCTAAAAACGGGCTGACGAAGCTTCCCGTGGAAATCG GAAAGCTGATCAGCCTGAGGGAATTAAATGTGAATTATAATAAACTGATGAGCATTCCAGCTGAACTCGGGGAATGTGAGAATCTAGAGCGATTAGAGATGACGGCAAACAGAAACCTGTCCGAGCTTCCCTTTGAG CTGAGTAATCTCAAAAAACTGAAGCACTTGGACATCGCAGAAAATCAGTTTGCCACAATCCCGATCTGCGTCCTTCGCATGGAAAGCCTGAAGTGTTTGGACATCAGCAACAACAGACTCAAAGACCTGCCTGAAGACattgacag ACTCGAGGCTTTAGAGACGCTGTTCCTTCACAAAAACGACGTGAGATACGTGCCGATGAGCATGACGAACCTCGTCCATCTGAAGATGATGGTCATCAGCGCAGACGAGCTTTACAGCATCCCGTCTCAGTTAGTCGACAGTCCGGACATCAA ATTAATCCGACTATACGACAATCCAATAAATGTTCCGGATGAAGACATGAACATGGACGCAGAAGCTCAGGACGAACATGAGAAAGAGTTCATGAAAACATACATCGAGACTCTTCAGGACCGAG ACACTCAGCCGATGTACACCACCAAAGTGTCCTTGAGCTGCCTGCTGTAG
- the zgc:101664 gene encoding shieldin complex subunit 3: MSQEVKDVSVYFRPPLDVRDVVFLTRRVLQEFPSTILPEFRPWYPSASDTRKPIRPQKPPPLISSEEPREEHQDASDAERKLEPEPKRFKRSWCVITDRTAPLKITHSFSRLFRKSIEKHGLDLHQRVKWVVCERNCGALGVEELWLQLNRAIRRSRLPTCNANFQRALAQIWLYCDVFYCEYIGNFLKQEFQLSGQITLTAHKLGDIIKL; encoded by the exons ATGTCACAGGAAGTGAAG GATGTGAGTGTGTATTTCCGGCCGCCGCTGGACGTCCGAGATGTGGTGTTCCTCACACGCAGAGTCCTGCAGGAGTTTCCCAGCACAATCCTGCCTGAATTCAGACCCTGGTACCCGTCTGCATCGGACACCCGGAAGCCCATCAGACCCCAGAAACCTCCTCCTCTGATCTCCTCCGAGGAGCCGCGGGAGGAACATCAGGACGCTTCAGATGCCGAGAGGAAACTGGAGCCTGAACCCAAGAGGTTCAAGCGCTCGTGGTGCGTGATCACAGACAGGACTGCACCGCTCAAGATCACGCACTCGTTCTCGCGGCTCTTCCGTAAGAGCATTGAGAAGCACGGGCTGGATCTCCATCAGAGGGTGAAGTGGGTGGTGTGCGAGCGTAACTGCGGCGCTCTCGGCGTGGAGGAGCTCTGGCTGCAGCTGAACCGAGCCATCCGACGCTCACGACTGCCCACCTGCAACGCCAACTTCCAGAGAGCGCTGGCTCAGATCTGGCTGTACTGTGACGTCTTCTACTGCGAATACATCGGGAACTTCTTGAAGCAGGAGTTCCAGCTCTCAGGGCAGATCACGCTCACTGCGCATAAACTTGGAGACATAATTAAGTTATAA
- the mfsd14bb gene encoding hippocampus abundant transcript 1 protein isoform X1: MLIKHIRQRSVGRAKVAHAVVVIFMEFFAWGLLTTPMLTVLHETFPQHTFLMNGLIQGVKGLLSFMSAPLIGALSDVWGRKSFLLLTVFFTCAPIPLMRISPWWFFALMSVSGLFSVTFSVIFAYVADITEEHERSTAYGLVSATFAASLVTSPAIGAFLSVQYGDSLVVLLATIIAVADILFVLLVVPESLPDKMRLSSWGFPISWEQADPFASLRKVGKDSTVLLICVTVFLSYLPEAGQYSSFFLYLGQVINFSSEAIAGFIAMVGILSIIAQTLLLSVLMKRIGNKSTVLLGLGFQLFQLAWYGFGSEPWMMWAAGTVAAMSSITFPAVSALVSRCTDHDQQGAVQGMITGIRGLCNGLGPAMFGFIFFLFNVELKEMNPVPDPITPGTEEKSAIPGPPFLFGACTVVLALLVAVFIPAQHAPAVKTCSTRVLTEAVSGGGGPENSSVPVSDEDNEPLLQDSSL; encoded by the exons ATGCTGATCAAACACATCAGA CAGCGCAGTGTCGGCCGGGCGAAGGTGGCTCATGCAGTGGTGGTGATCTTCATGGAGTTCTTCGCCTGGGGTCTCCTGACCACACCGATGCTGACG GTCCTGCATGAAACCTTCCCACAGCACACGTTCCTCATGAACGGCCTCATTCAGGGCGTCAAG GGCTTGCTGTCGTTCATGAGCGCTCCTCTGATCGGTGCCTTGTCTGATGTTTGGGGCAGAAAAAGCTTCCTGCTGCTCACAGTGTTTTTCACCTGCGCCCCCATCCCACTAATGAGGATCAGCCCAtg GTGGTTTTTCGCTCTGATGTCAGTTTCTGGACTTTTCTCTGTTACGTTTTCGGTGATATTTGCATATGTGGCTGATATTACAGAAGAGCATGAAAGAAGCACAGCGTATGGACTG GTTTCTGCGACTTTCGCAGCGAGTTTAGTGACGAGTCCGGCTATAGGAGCGTTCCTGTCCGTCCAGTACGGAGACAGTCTGGTGGTTCTGCTCGCCACTATCATCGCGGTGGCTGATATTCTGTTCGTCCTGCTGGTGGTGCCCGAGTCTCTGCCGGACAAAATGAGACTGTCATCATGGGGTTTTCCCATTTCCTGGGAGCAGGCGGATCCTTTCGCT TCTCTGAGGAAGGTCGGTAAAGACTCCACAGTGCTGCTCATCTGCGTCACAGTGTTCCTGTCGTATCTGCCGGAGGCCGGACAGTATTCCAGCTTCTTCCTCTACCTGGGACAG GTCATTAACTTCTCGTCAGAAGCGATTGCAGGGTTTATTGCGATGGTGGGAATCCTGTCCATCATTGCACAG ACGTTACTTTTAAGTGTTCTAATGAAGAGAATTGGAAATAAAAGCACAGTGCTTCTGGGACTCGGATTTCAGCTGTTCCAGCTGGCCTGGTACGGCTTCGGGTCAGAACCATG GATGATGTGGGCGGCCGGAACCGTCGCTGCCATGTCCAGTATCACCTTTCCGGCCGTGAGCGCGCTGGTGTCTCGCTGCACGGATCACGACCAGCAGG gaGCGGTTCAGGGGATGATCACAGGGATTCGAGGTCTGTGTAACGGACTCGGTCCGGCTATGTTTGGATTCATATTCTTCCTCTTCAATGTGGAACTGAAGGAGATGAACCCCGTCCCGGACCCCATCACACCCGGCACCGAAGAG AAGTCTGCTATTCCAGGTCCTCCCTTCCTGTTCGGCGCATGTACGGTGGTTCTGGCGCTGCTGGTGGCGGTTTTCATTCCGGCTCAACACGCTCCGGCCGTGAAGACGTGCAGCACGCGGGTCCTGACGGAGGCCGTGAGCGGCGGCGGCGGCCCGGAGAACAGCTCCGTTCCTGTGAGCGACGAAGACAACGAGCCTCTTTTACAGGACAGCAGCTTATAG